AAATCGGTGGCTTTCTGGGACAATCGCTGCACCTGGCATCTCGCGGTGTGGGATTATTTCCCGCAGGTGCGGTCCGGCTATCGCGTGACCGTTGCCGAGACGCAGCGCCCGGCCTGACGGCGCGGCATCTTCCTAGTTTTCGTCGTAGCCGATCGACAGCGTAACGGGCGCCCAGTCCGCGATCTCCGCATGAAAGGCGCCGAGCTTTCGCCCGACATAGTGGAGCGCATCGGCGCCGAGCAGGAGATGGAGCGGAGGCTCTTCCGCATCGACAACCTTGAGCACTGCGAGCGCAGCCTTTACAGGGTCGCCTCCCTCGTTGCCACCATGGCTCGAGAGAATGTTGCGGGCGAGATGAGCGGTTGGCTCATAATCCGCGATTTCCGTTTTGCAAACCGCCAGCGAGCGCGTTGCAAAGTCCGTCCGCAAGCCGCCGGGCGCGACATTCGTGACCTTGATGCCGAGCGGACGGACCTCTTCTGCAAGGGTCTGACCGATACATTCGAGTGCGTATTTGGTTGCGCCATAAATTCCCGTCCCCATCCACGGCGCGAGACCGCTTACGGATGTCACATTGAGAATGTGTCCGGCTCTTCGCTTGCGCATAAAGGGTAGGGCGGCCTGGATGACGCCGACGGCGCCAAAGACATTGACGTCGAACTGCGCGCGGATTTCCTCTACGCTCGCTTCCTCGATGGCACCGATAAGGCCATATCCCGCATTGTTGACGAGGATGTCGATACCGCCCGTGCGTTCTTCGATGATGGCGGCCGTTTTGCGAACAGCGGCGCTGTCCGTCACGTCGAGGAGGAAACCGAGGGCGCGGCCGGGTGCCAGCGCTTCGAAGACTTCGAGGTCCGCTTTTCGGCGTACCGTGCCGGCAACCATGTCCCCCCGCGCCAGCGCTGCGGTGGCAATCGCCTGTCCCAGGCCGCTGCTCACACCCGTGATCCACCATTTCCGGGATTCTTCCGGCATGGCCGCGACCTCCATTGTTGCTGAGAAATGGCCTCAGAAAGGCTTGTCGCCCTTGACCCAAAGGCGATGCATCAACCGAATGTATTTCGTGTCGTCGAACACGGTACCGGTGTGCAGCGTGCAACGATTGTCCCACATCAGTATGTCGCCGACATGCCATTTGTGCCGATGAACGAAGGGCTCGCTGGTGACGAACTCGACGAGCTCGTCGATGAGCGCCTGGGCCTCATCGTCCGGCATGCCGACGATACCTTTCACCGTTCCGGTGCTGACCCACAATGCCTTGCGGCCGTCCGCCGGATGCGTGCGGACAAGCGGGTGAAACACGTCCGGATTGGCCGCCTTCATCTCTTCGCTGAGCTCCATGCGCCCGAACTGCCGCGTTGACATCAGGTGCTGATAGCTGTGATGAAGCACGAGCCCATCGAGTTGCGCCTGCCGCTCTCGCGGGAGTGAATCGTAAGCGGCGCAAAGGTCGGCGAGGAGCGTGTCGCTGCCTTCATCCGGCACCTCGACGGCATAGAGCATCGTGCACATGACCGGCTCTTCCTTGTAGGAATAGTCGGTATGCCATCCGACGCCGTCGTTATGCGCACCGATAGGCTTGCCGTCGACGATCTTGTTCGAGAGCAGAAAGATTTTGCTGTAGCCGGGCAGGGTAAACTGCGTCTGGGTGTGATCTTCCGCCTCGCCGAACAGGCCGATGAAAGACATGAGGTCGTCGGGATCCATGTCCTGTCTACGCAGAAGGATCGCACCGTTCGCATGAAACAGATCGACGACTTTCTGGCGCGCATCGCTGCCGGCGGTCTTCAAGTCAACGTCGAAGATTTCGACGCCGAAGCCCGGCATCAGCGGCCGGGTGCGCAATTCAAAATCGGTCGTCATCACCACGCCATTCAATACAAATTGTTGGCGGACCCTACGGCCTCATTCTGGTGGAGGTCTTGCATGCACGCGCCCTATGAGTTGGGTGCTTTTGGTATCTGCCCGCAGCGTGGAGCCATGTGACCAAGATTTCAGCAATGTCGCGGATACCGGCGCCGGAGCACCTCCAATGTAGGTTCGGCTGCGCCTTTTGCCCGTTTTCCGGACATGACAAAGAGGCGGGCGACCCGTGCCCGTGCAGCTTTCCGCATGCACGGAAGCGCCCTGAAACGCCGTTTGCCGGCAGGTCAGCCGTCGGAGGCGGCTTTAATTTGACCGGGCGCGCCAAAGACGAACGGATACTTGACCAAATTTCCCCGTCGCAACGGACCTGCCGCGAACGCAAGCAGACGCATGTTTTTCTGCTGCAATGCATTCTGATATTTTGTCACATCGCCACGAATTTTTGAGTGAAAATTAAAAAAAGATGAATAAAATCATATAGATATAATTCTGGCACATAGCTTGCTTTCAATACCGCATCTGCGAAGGAACTGCTCTTTCTTTGTATTGCGATTGGGGGCGTTACGTATGAGCAAGCAACATTACCTCGATACCACCTCGCGCCTGGCCTTGGTTGTCATGGTTGCCGCGCTGATCGTGCCTGTGGGCACGCATGCGCAGGAAGTGGTGGATGACGACGTCCCGGTGATAGAGCCGTCGCCGGCTGAAACTTCCGCTCAGGTCAAGGAGATGACTGTCGTCTCCGAGCGTGACAAGGCGGGTCTACTGGAGCAGCAGCCAAGCGATCTGCTGTTCGGCATGAAAAAGCCGCTGCTGGAAACGCCGAGATCGGCGACCTTCGTCAGCGAGGAAACGCTGAGCACCTACGGCGTCACGACGGTTGACGACCTCGCCGCGGTGTCACCCGGCACCTTCACCTCCTCCTTCTACGGCGTTGAAGGCGCGCTCAACGTGCGCGGTCTTCTTGCGGAAACCTATTTCCACGGCTTCAAGCGTATCGAAAACCGGGGCACCTAT
Above is a window of Parvibaculum lavamentivorans DS-1 DNA encoding:
- a CDS encoding oxidoreductase codes for the protein MPEESRKWWITGVSSGLGQAIATAALARGDMVAGTVRRKADLEVFEALAPGRALGFLLDVTDSAAVRKTAAIIEERTGGIDILVNNAGYGLIGAIEEASVEEIRAQFDVNVFGAVGVIQAALPFMRKRRAGHILNVTSVSGLAPWMGTGIYGATKYALECIGQTLAEEVRPLGIKVTNVAPGGLRTDFATRSLAVCKTEIADYEPTAHLARNILSSHGGNEGGDPVKAALAVLKVVDAEEPPLHLLLGADALHYVGRKLGAFHAEIADWAPVTLSIGYDEN
- a CDS encoding TauD/TfdA dioxygenase family protein, which gives rise to MTTDFELRTRPLMPGFGVEIFDVDLKTAGSDARQKVVDLFHANGAILLRRQDMDPDDLMSFIGLFGEAEDHTQTQFTLPGYSKIFLLSNKIVDGKPIGAHNDGVGWHTDYSYKEEPVMCTMLYAVEVPDEGSDTLLADLCAAYDSLPRERQAQLDGLVLHHSYQHLMSTRQFGRMELSEEMKAANPDVFHPLVRTHPADGRKALWVSTGTVKGIVGMPDDEAQALIDELVEFVTSEPFVHRHKWHVGDILMWDNRCTLHTGTVFDDTKYIRLMHRLWVKGDKPF